Genomic segment of Peribacillus frigoritolerans:
ATCTAGCCATGGATGAAATGCTTTCAGGCGGTATGCGTACATATTCTGCTGAATCGGCCATTACAGACTCAGCTCCTGCAGCAACAGCCCTTGCGACAGGAAATAAATCCAATGATAAATTTGTCGGTGTCCTGCCAGCCATCGTTAATTCTCCAGGGCTGGATCCGGTTAATCCGAAAAATGCCCATAAACCAGTCGCTAACGTTTTGGAGGGTGCGAAACAAGCCGGAAAGGCTACTGGCATCATTTCTACATCTGAAATCCAGCATGCTACACCCGCAGGATTCTCCGCTCACGTGACACATCGAAGCAATTATGGTGATATTGCGGAACAGCAGGTTTATCAGGGGATTGACGTCGTTTTGGGAGGGGGCAAGGAATCCCTTTTACCAGGTAAAACAAAAAATGCAAGAATTGATGGAGAAAACCTTTTGGAAGTGCTCGATGAAGACAAATATGATTTTGTTGAAACCCGTGACGAGCTGTTAAACTCCAAATCGAATAAAATTTGGGGAAGCTTTGCACCAAGTGCCCTGGCATATGATTTAGATCGTAAAACAACAAAGCCAAGTGAACCCACTTTAGCTGAGATGACCAATAAAGCCCTTAAAACCTTGAAAAAAGATAAAGATGGCTTCTTCTTATTTGTCGAAGGAAGCAAGATTGACTGGGCTGCTCACGGAAACGACACGATTGGAATGATTAGTGATACTTTAGCTTTTGATGATGCCGTGAACGAAGCCCTTAAGTTTGCAAAAAATGACGGAAACACGATGGTCATTGCTGTAACGGACCACGGGAACAGCGGAATTACAATGGGTAACGTAAACACGAACTCCTCCTACCCGGAAACACCCGTATCAGCTTATATCGATCCATTAAAGAAAGCGAAGATGACTGTTGAAGGAGCTTTAAGTAAGTTAAAACCAGATCATTCCAATCTAAAAGAAGTTGCAGCACTGTATGGACTGGATGAACTGACTTCTGAAGAAACAGCAAAACTTACCTCTTCTAAAAACGTAGGTGCTGAAATGACAAAGCTGCTTGCTAACCGTGCCAACATTGGCTTTACAACTGGCGGTCATACTGGGGAAGACGTATTCCTGTATTCTTATGGCCCTTCAAAACCGACTGGATTAGTGGAGAATACAGACCTCGCTAAAAAAATGGCCGAATTCATGGGCTTTGATTTACAAAAATTATCGAACAAACTCTACATGAATGCTAAAGATTCCTTTGAGAAAAAAGGATATTCAACCCGTATTGATGTGACAGACCCGAATAACCCAATTTTCGTAGCGAAAAAGGGGCAGCAAAAAGTAGAGTTGCCTGCAAATAAGAATATCGTTATCAGCAAGACCCCTAAATCCACTAAACAAAAGAAAATTAATGCTATCACCGTTTACAACGGAAAAGACTTCTATATATCTGAACAAGCATTAAAGGCAGTCAAGTAAGCAACACATCTTTATAATGATGAAGGAGCCCTTGTTTTAACAAGGGCTCCTTCCGTCTATCAACTCTCATCCTCCCTTTTAAATTTCAGTTTGATAAAGATACAGCAGCTTATTTTAATAAAAATAAAAGTAAAGTTGTAAAATCATTACATCAATTAGAAAAGTGGAGATTGATGATGCAAGTGATTTAGCTCAATTAAAACTAAATTAAATTCTTTATTACGAGCAGGAGGAGTACCAAGTACATATTCACATGAAGAGATGAGAAAAAGAAGTAATTGAAAAATTAAAAGAAAACCTCAAAAAATTAGAACAAGAAATAAACCAAAATAAATATTCCTTTTCAAGTTTTGTACGTGAAATCTTATATAGTACACGTGATAAATGGAATTTAGAAATAGAAGAAGAAATTAAAAATAATTAAGCATCTAAAAAGGTCCTTATCTAAGATTAGATAAGAACCTTCAGACTGTAGACAAATTAATAAAAGTTCCAGTTGATTTCAGAAATCTGCTCACTTTCCGCGACTGTCTGCCAAGCCGCATCAAGCAAGCGCCTGCGGGGTCTCGGCTAGCCAGTTATTCGGCCGTTCACGCAGTTTTTCGACCTATCCCGTACTTTATTCAACCTACACTGCACTTTATTCGACCTACATTGCACCTTATTCGACCGTTCACGAATATTTTCGACCTACACCGCACTTTATTCGGTTCATGAATCTTTTCGGCCTTCTCCTCACTATTCGGACTCCAAACCCCTTTTTTTATGAATGATTTAGTACTCCCCGCTTCACCAGCTTGACTTTTTGACACCCGGCAGTTGCCCTTTATGAGCAAGTTCCCTAAAAACGATACGTGACATGTTGAATTTGCGCATATATCCACGGGGCCTTCCCGTTACTCCACAACGATTGTGAACCCTTGTCGGCGAAGAGTCACGAGGGAGTTTGGCCAATGCGGCATAATCCCCTTTCTCCTTCAATTCCTTTCTAAGTTTTGCATACTTTTCGACCATTGCCAGCTGTTTTTCAGCTTTAATCACCTTTGATTTTTTCGCCATTTATATTCTCCTTTTTTAAAAATCTTGATTTTATAAAATCTATAAACTATTCACAATTCGTTCCGCTGCCTGTCTTGCTCCCGATATATTCCTCGAAATCGGTCCCATTTCAAGTTCAGCCAATGCACCCGTGACATATAAACCAGGTCCCCACTGCAACGACTGCGATACAATCGGATAACCACATTCCGCGCAGCGTAAATCATGCGACCGGATGACTGGAGTCAGCCAATCCTTCCCTGGCATTGATGACTTAAAGCCGGTCGCTAAAAGGATCGTCCCTGTAAGTTGAATGACCTTTTCGTATTTATTCCTGAGACCAATATGCCCGTCCCTCCACACAGCGCTTATCACTTCTTCATCCATTACACGTAATAATCCCTGTTTAACCTGATTCATCAGCGCTTTATGTAAGTCAGGTGGTACGGAACCCTTATTACGTGCCTGAATAATGGTCTCGCGTCTTTTTTGATAGCTAGTTATAGCATGGAAAGGACGCTGTTTTTTCGGCCCCAACCAACCAGGATCACTGTCGAAATCATGAATCCTAAATGGATGCCGCTTTAGTAGCGTTACGTCATTGGGATAGATCTTACTCAGCTTCAAAGCGAGATGGACAGAAGATATGCCTCCCCCAATGATCGTGATTGGTCCTTTTAATTGTGTCAGCTCCGGAATATTTTCATCGAATATGTGGTAAATGGAACCCTCATGCTCTTGTTTTAATTGCTGTGCCCAATCAGGCCAATAAGGCTGTTCTCCAATACCAATTGAAATCACAAGCTTTTGTCCCACAAGCCGTCGCTTGTTTTGCAATTGGATTTCCCAGCCCTGTCCCGTTTTGCAGGCAGAGGTGACTTCCCCTTGCACCCATGCCTTCTTAATGGATAAATCATCAGCCAAGTGAACACAATGTTCATTGAAGGATTGTAGGGACGGCCGCTTATATTGGCCATAAAAGTTATTGTTCCAGTCTGCCTTTTCCACATATTTCTGCAGGCTGAAGGGATTCACATCCAGATGGTGTACGGATGGAGAACGTAAATAAGGCATTGAAATGATTTCCGTACAATGCTTCCATCTTGCCAATGGTTCTTCATTTCTATCAACAATCGCCAGCTGGTCCACTGTCGTTTTTCCTGACTTAAGTAAAAATGCCGCCATCGTCATACCTTGAATTCCTCCGCCAATAATGATCCATTCCAACATGAACTTCCCTCCTTTTATATCCATCCTCTTCAATAAAACAAAATCATTACGATTTAAACTTCATAATTACTTCGTTTCACGGTGAAGCGTGTGTTTCTTTAATCGTGGGCAGTACTTTTTCAATTCGATCCTGTCCGGATTATTCCGCTTGTTTTTCGTTGTGATATAATTGCGGTCCCCTGATTCTGTGCATGCTAACGTAATGTTTACTCTCATTTTTATTTCCTCCTAATGTTTTTTAATGAACGATTTCCGTAAAAGCAGGCAATCGATCTTCATATAAAGACCAATCCTGCTGTAACTCAATTTCCGTCAATAAGCATTGATCTAATTCATTTTCGATTTCCTGTTGATTCATTTGAATGCCAATCATCACCAGCTCCGTCATCCTGTCACCGTATACTGCATTCCACCGTTCCAATAATTCAGGTGCCTCCTTTAAAATTTGGCCCTGTTCTTCCTCAGGGTAAGCTGCAATCCATTTACCGGCTGCTTGTAAAGTTAATGACGGTCCCGCCTGCGAAAGCAAGCCTGCCGTATCATTTCTCGATGCCAGCCAAAGGAAGCCCTTTGCCCTCACCACTTGTACGGGCCAATTTTCTAACCATTCCATTAGCCTCTCGGGATGAAACGGTATTTCCCTTCTGTAAACGAAGGATGAAATCCCGTACTCCAGGGTCTCCGGGATATGCTCTTCATTCAATTCCTTTATCCAGCCCGCTCCTTGGCTTGCCTCTTCAAAATCAAATAAATGTGTATTCAATACATCCTTTAGCGGCACCTTGGAATGATTCGTTTCGATGATCCTCGCATCCGCATTCATTTTATGAAGAACCGCCTTTAATTCCTCAACGGCGTCAGCATCCATTAGATCGATTTTATTTAACAGGATGACATTGGCGAACTCTATCTGATCTATTAGTAGGTCGACCACTTCCCTGCCATCGGCAGCATCAGTTGCCTGCATCCTGTCAATAAGCGTTTCTCCGGAAGTGAAGTCTTGCCAAAAATTATACCCATCAACAACGGTAACCATCGTATCAAGCCGGCAATATTCCGATAAATCAATTCCCATGCTTTCATCAACATAGGAGAAGGTTTGGGCTACAGGTACCGGTTCGCTTATCCCAGTCGATTCAATTACGATGTAATCAATGTCCCCTTGTTTCGCCAATTTCTCCACTTCAATCATCAAATCCTCACGAAGCGTACAGCAAATGCAGCCATTCTGCATTTCCACCAGTTTTTCATCCGTCCGGGTAAACCCTCCCTGTTTGACCAGCGAAGCATCAATATTGATCTCACTCATATCATTAACAATGACGGCAACCTTCAGCTCATCCCGATTTTCAAGAATATGATTCAAGAGCGTCGTCTTTCCCGCACCAAGGTATCCACTCAATACCGTAACCGGAATTTTCTTCATCTCCATCCCTTACCACTCCTTTACCTGATTTCTTTACTGTGCGTAAATCAAAATCATTACGATTTAAATACTAAAACCATCTCCCACGCGAAAACACTCTTTAATAATAAAACGTAATCATTACTATTTGCAAGTTTT
This window contains:
- the rpsN gene encoding 30S ribosomal protein S14, with product MAKKSKVIKAEKQLAMVEKYAKLRKELKEKGDYAALAKLPRDSSPTRVHNRCGVTGRPRGYMRKFNMSRIVFRELAHKGQLPGVKKSSW
- a CDS encoding GTP-binding protein, producing the protein MEMKKIPVTVLSGYLGAGKTTLLNHILENRDELKVAVIVNDMSEINIDASLVKQGGFTRTDEKLVEMQNGCICCTLREDLMIEVEKLAKQGDIDYIVIESTGISEPVPVAQTFSYVDESMGIDLSEYCRLDTMVTVVDGYNFWQDFTSGETLIDRMQATDAADGREVVDLLIDQIEFANVILLNKIDLMDADAVEELKAVLHKMNADARIIETNHSKVPLKDVLNTHLFDFEEASQGAGWIKELNEEHIPETLEYGISSFVYRREIPFHPERLMEWLENWPVQVVRAKGFLWLASRNDTAGLLSQAGPSLTLQAAGKWIAAYPEEEQGQILKEAPELLERWNAVYGDRMTELVMIGIQMNQQEIENELDQCLLTEIELQQDWSLYEDRLPAFTEIVH
- a CDS encoding alkaline phosphatase, which produces MSKKVAGITLAGAVAISSLGISTMKEDVQAKNKKKEPTNVIMMVMDGTSTGATTLSRWYKGGNLAMDEMLSGGMRTYSAESAITDSAPAATALATGNKSNDKFVGVLPAIVNSPGLDPVNPKNAHKPVANVLEGAKQAGKATGIISTSEIQHATPAGFSAHVTHRSNYGDIAEQQVYQGIDVVLGGGKESLLPGKTKNARIDGENLLEVLDEDKYDFVETRDELLNSKSNKIWGSFAPSALAYDLDRKTTKPSEPTLAEMTNKALKTLKKDKDGFFLFVEGSKIDWAAHGNDTIGMISDTLAFDDAVNEALKFAKNDGNTMVIAVTDHGNSGITMGNVNTNSSYPETPVSAYIDPLKKAKMTVEGALSKLKPDHSNLKEVAALYGLDELTSEETAKLTSSKNVGAEMTKLLANRANIGFTTGGHTGEDVFLYSYGPSKPTGLVENTDLAKKMAEFMGFDLQKLSNKLYMNAKDSFEKKGYSTRIDVTDPNNPIFVAKKGQQKVELPANKNIVISKTPKSTKQKKINAITVYNGKDFYISEQALKAVK
- the rpmG gene encoding 50S ribosomal protein L33, yielding MRVNITLACTESGDRNYITTKNKRNNPDRIELKKYCPRLKKHTLHRETK
- a CDS encoding SidA/IucD/PvdA family monooxygenase, producing the protein MLEWIIIGGGIQGMTMAAFLLKSGKTTVDQLAIVDRNEEPLARWKHCTEIISMPYLRSPSVHHLDVNPFSLQKYVEKADWNNNFYGQYKRPSLQSFNEHCVHLADDLSIKKAWVQGEVTSACKTGQGWEIQLQNKRRLVGQKLVISIGIGEQPYWPDWAQQLKQEHEGSIYHIFDENIPELTQLKGPITIIGGGISSVHLALKLSKIYPNDVTLLKRHPFRIHDFDSDPGWLGPKKQRPFHAITSYQKRRETIIQARNKGSVPPDLHKALMNQVKQGLLRVMDEEVISAVWRDGHIGLRNKYEKVIQLTGTILLATGFKSSMPGKDWLTPVIRSHDLRCAECGYPIVSQSLQWGPGLYVTGALAELEMGPISRNISGARQAAERIVNSL